ATTGTACTACCTCAAAGTATAGGTGGCAGTCGTTTTTACTCCAACCGTCGCTTAGCGGGCCGAACGTTTTATCGGGCCTTCTAAAAGCTCTGCTGGCCCAATAGATTTTATTTGGTTGGTCAACCCTTCTAGAAGCTCTGACTGTGAGCTGAGCAGGAGACTTTTTAAGGCAGGGTAAAACCCGTACCCAACATCATATGTTCGGTATCAAACAATAATTCAGAATTTTGCATATTAGTTTCATCAGTTTCTTAGAAAAATTGAACGGGAGAATCGAATGATCACAACTGAAATCATAAGAATGGTCgttatatcacatatatatatgcttgaaAGAAAATTCGGAATAAAGTAATCTTTTCAAAGAAAGCCATTTTGATGCAAATGATTTGTAAGGGTTTTGTAGCAAATTGAGCTAAGAAATTCTTAAAAGTAATAAAGTTACTTAATGTTGGATTTTATTAAAACAGAAGTATGATCAACTAAGAAAGAAATAGATATTGAAACTGagtatgtataataataactaaaattagaACACAAAGAACAACAATTTGCAGCGTTAGTTAGGTGGTCAAGAGAGGAGGACCACGTGACAATTTTAAATCTGAACCTGGACGCAGTTTTGTGATTGGTGCCGAAATTGAAAAACGTACGTAAATCttcgttttgtttgtttgtgggGTGGATGGTTTGTAATGAAAATGTATCTAGACAAATCTCTGCagaatattagtttatttttgtagttttagaCTTAACCACGCTAGCGATCtagactttgtttttgtttttgtcttcaaAGTAGCAATAAGGTCAACTAAAGCTGTGATTTTTTTGTAGGGTAAGATATGGTGACATAAAACATCTTTCATCGTCATTGTGAGGTAGGTGGCTTAATGATTGATTTATGCAATTTTTAATGAGGATGAGAGGACCCCCTTCCCTAATTTTTAAGGTATTAACCATCGTAGTTCAAACTGTACCGATGACATGCGCCCcatgttatattatatagtattgcTTCACAGTTCAAATGCATGGCTAATCAAAAAAACTGAACATGAAACTCGTGTTTTGCATATATTAGCCAGACCAACGTTTATACTGACGAATACATAATCAGTCACGatcgattttttcttttttgaacatAATGCTAAAttaattcaagaaaaataaCGTTTACTTACATTAGATGCAAAAGTTTCAGAAGGTATTTAGAGGTTAAAATGGCATAAATTTACAGACGAGCTCGTGATGCAAACCAAGCCTGTAGGCTGCTTCGTACCGTCGATCACCTTCTCGTTGAATGACTAAAAGCTTGTCCCGAATTTGATTATCGAGCCAGGCGATGAGGTTGGTTGCAGAAGTTGGCGGCTGACTATGCTTTCTCTCATTTCGTTCCCGCCATAGTGAGTGGACCGAGAGTTGAAAGTTGTAACGAATAAGGAATGACTGGAGGAGATTGTGCTGATGCGTTtggatatttgtgtttttatttttgtcttttgacaACGCATATGTCAACTTTTTTTCAGATCCGTTTGTTCTATAGGATAAAAACTGTAAATCACCCATATACAGTACACTAatcaatcttattatttttgtaacaaactcaaatgataaaatatttgatgAGAGGTTTTCTCCAATTCCAATTCAATTTGTAAACATGTGAAATTGTTAATACAAATATAGCCTAAAGACGTACGTAATTAGTTTCTCATTTATCAAAATTGTAGGTCAATGTATATTTGGAAATGTTctcaccaaaaataataatatttgggAATGAAATGATCGCAAATGATACAGTTTTTGATAGACACAGTTCCTTTCAAAACAAtttcaatttaatattaaacATGAAAAGTCAcgcttacatttttttattaaaaattcatttattaggaagaaaaaaaaaaatctgaacttGATTGACTAACATGAGACTTAATATTTTGGAATGAAATGATCGCAAATGATACAGTTTTTGATAGAGGCAGTTCCTCATAAACCAAtttcaatttaatattaaacATGAAAAGTCACGCTTgcatttttattaaacatttattagGAAGATACAACTGCATATttgttttagagaaaaaaacaaatctgaacttgattgaccaaatatatataaagaaccACGAGAAATTAACATACGACTTAGATATTATTAATGTGCTTAACTAAGCCTTGAAGTGATCAATCTGGATGTTCTCAACCTCGAGCTTCTTGTAATCACTTCTGTTTCTNCGGGAATGTtctcaccaaaaaaataatattttggaatgAAATGATCGCAAATGATACAGTTTTTGATAGAGGCAGTTCCTCATAAACCAAtttcaatttaatattaaacATGAAAAGTCACGCTTgcatttttattaaacatttattagGAAGATACAACTGCATATttgttttagagaaaaaaacaaatctgaacttgattgaccaaatatatataaagaaccACGAGAAATTAACATACGACTTAGATATTATTAATGTGCTTAACTAAGCCTTGAAGTGATCAATCTGGATGTTCTCAACCTCGAGCTTCTTGTAATCACTTCTGTTTCTTGAAACAAAGAACTTTCCCCAATTGTACATTTTGTAACAAGGCGGGTTGTCTTCACTTATAAGCTCTTCCAATGGTTCAATGTTGACTTCATGTGacgggaaaaagaagaagggtattgagaacCTCTCTTTGCTTGAGTTCACCACCACTCTATGCTCTGCACTCCAATACTTATCATTTGTCCAAACCTACACCacaagaaaattttatattcattcaTCATTGGTTCCTTAGAATAATACATCAAATTAATATTGATCGTATTGGTTTATTTACCTGAATACAATTGCCAATGTTAATGATCAAAGCGTCCGGGTTCGGTGTCACGGGGAACCATTGTCCATCGGATCTACGACTCACTTGTAACCCACCTACACTATCTTGGGCGAGGACGGTTATTGCTCCTGCGTCTTTGTGGCGTCCAACACCTAATGCTAGCTCGGGGTTCGGGCAAGGAGGGTAATGGTTAAACCGCACAAAACTAGTTTGGTCATTGAAGAAGCCGGCTAAGCGATCACCAGGTAGACCCAAACTAATGGAGATAAGTTCCAAGAGCTTAAAAGCTAACTTCTCAACTTCTCTTGCATATTCTTGGCATATCTCTCTACCACACACGATAAAAATTCACTTTTCaggataattaaataataaattattatgagGCCCAATGGGCCCTAAACTCTAGGTATCGTGATGAACAATCAAGATGGTCACCTGAATTGAGAAGGGTTTTGAGGCCACTGGTTGGTGAGCTTTCTGAGATCAGTATCTTCCGGCTCGGTTGTCGCCGGAGCTATCGTCGAATCCTGTAAAAAGTAATCAAAAATCTCTTTCCAGTCTCTAATGTTCTTGGTGTGTTCCTCGTCATGGTAACCCATAGGATTCACTTCGTCTCTTTTCACTTTCCTCTTCTCTTCCGTCGTTAGGTTGAAAAACTCAGCCATTGTCTCATCTACACGACGCCTTAAATCCGAAGGCAAGCCGTGGTTGACCACCTGGAAAAATCCCCATCTCTGGCATGCCTCTGCAATCTCCTTGGCGATGGCCGTCTTGTCATGATCTGGATGTCCGAGGAAAGAGAGGTCGATGGTCGGGATCTCGTCGGGGGAAATGAGATCACCGGAGTTAATGAGGTGTGTGTTGGGTCTGTGTTCTGGAGCTTGGATAAAAGCTTCTCCGAGATCTCCCATGGCAGTTTTTTTTNNNNNNNNNNNNNNNNNNNNNNNNNNNNNNNNNNNNNNNNNNNNNNNNNNNNNNNNNNNNNNNNNNNNNNNNNNNNNNNNNNNNNNNNNNNNNNNNNNNNNNNNNNNNNNNNNNNNNNNNNNNNNNNNNNNNNNNNNNNNNNNNNNNNNNNNNNNNNNNNNNNNNNNNNNNNNNNNNNNNNNNNNNNNNNNNNNNNNNNNNNNNNNNNNNNNNNNNNNNNNNNNNNNNNNNNNNNNNNNNNNNNNNNNNNNNNNNNNNNNNNNNNNNNNNNNNNNNNNNNNNNNNNNNNNNNNNNNNNNNNNNNNNNNNNNNNNNNNNNNNNNNNNNNNNNNNNNNNNNNNNNNNNNNNNNNNNNNNNNNNNNNNNNNNNNNNNNNNNNNNNNNNNNNNNNNNNNNNNNNNNNNNNNNNNNNNNNNNNNNNNNNNNNNNNNNNNNNNNNNNNNNNNNNNNNNNNNNNNNNNNNNNNNNNNNNNNNNNNNNNNNNNNNNNNNNNNNNNNNNNNNNNNNNNNNNNNNNNNNNNNNNNNNNNNNNNNNNNNNNNNNNNNNNNNNNNNNNNNNNNNNNNNNNNNNNNNNNNNNNNNNNNNNNNNNNNNNNNNNNNNNNNNNNNNNNNNNNNNNNNNNNNNNNNNNNNNNNNNNNNNNNNNNNNNNNNNNNNNNNNNNNNNNNNNNNNNNNNNNNNNNNNNNNNNNNNNNNNNNNNNNNNNNNNNNNNNNNNNNNNNNNNNNNNNNNNNNNNNNNNNNNNNNNNNNNNNNNNNNNNNNNNNNNNNNNNNNNNNNNNNNNNNNNNNNNNNNNNNNNNNNNNNNNNNNNNNNNNNNNNNNNNNNNNNNNNNNNNNNNNNNNNNNNNNNNNNNNNNNNNNNNNNNNNNNNNNNNNNNNNNNNNNNNNNNNNNNNNNNNNNNNNNNNNNNNNNNNNNNNNNNNNNNNNNNNNNNNNNNNNNNNNNNNNNNNNNNNNNNNNNNNNNNNNNNNNNNNNNNNNNNNNNNNNNNNNNNNNNNNNNNNNNNNNNNNNNNNNNNNNNNNNNNNNNNNNNNNNNNNNNNNNNNNNNNNNNNNNNNNNNNNNNNNNNNNNNNNNNNNNNNNNNNNNNNNNNNNNNNNNNNNNNNNNNNNNNNNNNNNNNNNNNNNNNNNNNNNNNNNNNNNNNNNNNNNNNNNNNNNNNNNNNNNNNNNNNNNNNNNNNNNNNNNNNNNNNNNNNNNNNNNNNNNNNNNNNNNNNNNNNNNNNNNNNNNNNNNNNNNNNNNNNNNNNNNNNNNNNNNNNNNNNNNNNNNNNNNNNNNNNNNNNNNNNNNNNNNNNNNNNNNNNNNNNNNNNNNNNNNNNNNNNNNNNNNNNNNNNNNNNNNNNNNNNNNNNNNNNNNNNNNNNNNNNNNNNNNNNNNNNNNNNNNNNNNNNNNNNNNNNNNNNNNNNNNNNNNNNNNNNNNNNNNNNNNNNNNNNNNNNNNNNNNNNNNNNNNNNNNNNNNNNNNNNNNNNNNNNNNNNNNNNNNNNNNNNNNNNNNNNNNNNNNNNNNNNNNNNNNNNNNNNNNNNNNNNNNNNNNNNNNNNNNNNNNNNNNNNNNNNNNNNNNNNNNNNNNNNNNNNNNNNNNNNNNNNNNNNNNNNNNNNNNNNNNNNNNNNNNNNNNNNNNNNNNNNNNNNNNNNNNNNNNNNNNNNNNNNNNNNNNNNNNNNNNNNNNNNNNNNNNNNNNNNNNNNNNNNNNNNNNNNNNNNNNNNNNNNNNNNNNNNNNNNNNNNNNNNNNNNNNNNNNNNNNNNNNNNNNNNNNNNNNNNNNNNNNNNNNNNNNNNNNNNNNNNNNNNNNNNNNNNNNNNNNNNNNNNNNNNNNNNNNNNNNNNNNNNNNNNNNNNNNNNNNNNNNNNNNNNNNNNNNNNNNNNNNNNNNNNNNNNNNNNNNNNNNNNNNNNNNNNNNNNNNNNNNNNNNNNNNNNNNNNNNNNNNNNNNNNNNNNNNNNNNNNNNNNNNNNNNNNNNNNNNNNNNNNNNNNNNNNNNNNNNNNNNNNNNNNNNNNNNNNNNNNNNNNNNNNNNNNNNNNNNNNNNNNNNNNNNNNNNNNNNNNNNNNNNNNNNNNNNNNNNNNNNNNNNNNNNNNNNNNNNNNNNNNNNNNNNNNNNNNNNNNNNNNNNNNNNNNNNNNNNNNNNNNNNNNNNNNNNNNNNNNNNNNNNNNNNNNNNNNNNNNNNNNNNNNNNNNNNNNNNNNNNNNNNNNNNNNNNNNNNNNNNNNNNNNNNNNNNNNNNNNNNNNNNNNNNNNNNNNNNNNNNNNNNNNNNNNNNNNNNNNNNNNNNNNNNNNNNNNNNNNNNNNNNNNNNNNNNNNNNNNNNNNNNNNNNNNNNNNNNNNNNNNNNNNNNNNNNNNNNNNNNNNNNNNNNNNNNNNNNNNNNNNNNNNNNNNNNNNNNNNNNNNNNNNNNNNNNNNNNNNNTAATATTTTGGAATGAAATGATCGCAAATGATACAGTTTTTGATAGAGGCAGTTCCTCATAAACCAAtttcaatttaatattaaacATGAAAAGTCACGCTTgcatttttattaaacatttattagGAAGATACAACTGCATATttgttttagagaaaaaaacaaatctgaacttgattgaccaaatatatataaagaaccACGAGAAATTAACATACGACTTAGATATTATTAATGTGCTTAACTAAGCCTTGAAGTGATCAATCTGGATGTTCTCAACCTCGAGCTTCTTGTAATCACTTCTGTTTCTTGAAACAAAGAACTTTCCCCAATTGTACATTTTGTAACAAGGCGGGTTGTCTTCACTTATAAGCTCTTCCAATGGTTCAATGTTGACTTCATGTGacgggaaaaagaagaagggtattgagaacCTCTCTTTGCTTGAGTTCACCACCACTCTATGCTCTGCACTCCAATACTTATCATTTGTCCAAACCTACACCacaagaaaattttatattcattcaTCATTGGTTCCTTAGAATAATACATCAAATTAATATTGATCGTATTGGTTTATTTACCTGAATACAATTGCCAATGTTAATGATCAAAGCGTCCGGGTTCGGTGTCACGGGGAACCATTGTCCATCGGATCTACGACTCACTTGTAACCCACCTACACTATCTTGGGCGAGGACGGTTATTGCTCCTGCGTCTTTGTGGCGTCCAACACCTAATGCTAGCTCGGGGTTCGGGCAAGGAGGGTAATGGTTAAACCGCACAAAACTAGTTTGGTCATTGAAGAAGCCGGCTAAGCGATCACCAGGTAGACCCAAACTAATGGAGATAAGTTCCAAGAGCTTAAAAGCTAACTTCTCAACTTCTCTTGCATATTCTTGGCATATCTCTCTACCACACACGATAAAAATTCACTTTTCaggataattaaataataaattattatgagGCCCAATGGGCCCTAAACTCTAGGTATCGTGATGAACAATCAAGATGGTCACCTGATTGAGAAGGGTTTTGAGGCCACTGGTTGGTGAGCTTTCTGAGATCAGTATCTTCCGGCTCGGTTGTCGCCGGAGCTATCGTCGAATCCTGTAAAAAGTAATCAAAAATCTCTTTCCAGTCTCTAATGTTCTTGGTGTGTTCCTCGTCATGGTAACCCATAGGATTCACTTCGTCTCTTTTCACTTTCCTCTTCTCTTCCGTCGTTAGGTTGAAAAACTCAGCCATTGTCTCATCTACACGACGCCTTAAATCCGAAGGCAAGCCGTGGTTGACCACCTGGAAAAATCCCCATCTCTGGCATGCCTCTGCAATCTCCTTGGCGATGGCCGTCTTGTCATGATCTGGATGTCCGAGGAAAGAGAGGTCGATGGTCGGGATCTCGTCGGGGGAAATGAGATCACCGGAGTTAATGAGGTGTGTGTTGGGTCTGTGTTCTGGAGCTTGGATAAAAGCTTCTCCGAGATCTCCCatggcagtttttttttttttagcggTGATGCTTAGGCTTTGGAGATATcgcttttcttgttttgtttgcgGTGTGCTGTGGATGGTTTGCTTGTTGTTGCCTTTATAGTAATAAAAAGCCGTGACATGAAAAATGTATCTAGACATATTTCTGTACAccattagtttatttttgtagatttataTTTTGCCACGCGCTAATgatctagtttttgtttttgttttgtcttagcAACACTAGGTCAATTAAAGCTGTGATATGAAGCTTTGTATGATAAGATATGGTGACATTTACACCTTTCATTGTATGGTAAGTAGCTTAATTATTGCTGTATGCAATTTTTAAGATATTTAGAAGGGTATTGaacttgatttttaaaagattttgtaagactttaatattttgaaagatttgaatgagtttttagaagatttgattactttagagtttttatattaaagaaaaaaaatgaaatgtgatgctgtaagattttattataaactttaaatgattttagaatatttcacAACATAAAAGGAGAATTTGACTCCAATCTTTTCGACGTCACCTAACTTGcatatgataatatatttaagtttgGAGCAAATTTACCATTCAACTAAAATTGTGCTTTTTTATCAGTTTTAATGCATAGCACAAATGGAGTagcaaaccaacccaaaaaattataaaaattggtGTAAATATCAACAACAGTCGTATGACAcaggaaaaaaaacagataacaaTTTGGGTGTATAGTTTAAAAGTTACAGCCACTTTCCCAGAACAGATCCAGAATTATGCAACCTGCAAGTAGTCAACTTTGAGATCAATTTCCCATCAAACCACAAGGAATCAGTAGATGATATTTCTATCATTGGAAAGATATTTCTTAACGTTTCTAGAACATCTTTTAGAGCTCAATTCCGAGGTCTGTACCCAAATAAAACGAAGAAGACATAATCAACCTTGAGACATATAACTATCTTATTCTCACctgaaatcttcttcttatcattctttgatttctctgtAAGTACCATCAACATCTTTACAAACCATATTCTATAGGCTCCATCTCTGATGCATCTTTCTTTCCCATGTCAAGAACCATTGTTGGAGGTATGATCNGAccattagtttatttttgtagttttatatttttgccaCGCGCTAGTgatctagtttttgtttttgtttttgttttgtcttaccAACACTAGGTCAATTAAAGCTGTGATGATGTTTTGGTGTAGTTTTCTAAGGCCTTTTAAGATGTTCTTGATGAAAATTCTCATATGTTGATCGAGTAAACTGacaagataataataatacgaAACATGACGATACAAATGACTTTTATTGAGATAATCGAAGATCAGCGAGATTACAACAATGTTACGACTTAAAGCCGGTCGGCTAGTTACAAAACAGTTACAAAACTATATGCTCGCTAATATGACTTTTAGTACTTAGAATTAGAATGGGACTGTATCCTGATTCCTACTCCAATTGACTTGTCCCTCTCTTGCTCAGAGCTCTCTTTATTTATAGTTGATGGGACGTTCCATCTTCGTACCTCAGGATCGATATTGTACTACCTCAAAGTATAGGTGGCAGTCGTTTTTACTCCAACCGTCGCTTAGCGGGCCGAACGTTTTATCGGGCCTTCTAAAAGCTCTGCTGGCCCAATAGATTTTATTTGGTTGGTCAACCCTTCTAGAAGCTCTGACTGTGAGCTGAGCAGGAGACTTTTTAAGGCAGGGTAAAACCCGTACCCAACATCATATGTTCGGTATCAAACAATAATTCAGAATTTTGCATATTAGTTTCATCAGTTTCTTAGAAAAATTGAACGGGAGAATCGAATGATCACAACTGAAATCATAAGAATGGTCgttatatcacatatatatatgcttgaaAGAAAATTCGGAATAAAGTAATCTTTTCAAAGAAAGCCATTTTGATGCAAATGATTTGTAAGGGTTTTGTAGCAAATTGAGCTAAGAAATTCTTAAAAGTAATAAAGTTACTTAATGTTGGATTTTATTAAAACAGAAGTATGATCAACTAAGAAAGAAATAGATATTGAAACTGagtatgtataataataactaaaattagaACACAAAGAACAACAATTTGCAGCGTTAGTTAGGTGGTCAAGAGAGGAGGACCACGTGACAATTTTAAATCTGAACCTGGACGCAGTTTTGTGATTGGTGCCGAAATTGAAAAACGTACGTAAATCttcgttttgtttgtttgtgggGTGGATGGTTTGTAATGAAAATGTATCTAGACAAATCTCTGCagaatattagtttatttttgtagttttagaCTTAACCACGCTAGCGATCtagactttgtttttgtttttgtcttcaaAGTAGCAATAAGGTCAACTAAAGCTGTGATTTTTTTGTAGGGTAAGATATGGTGACATAAAACATCTTTCATCGTCATTGTGAGGTAGGTGGCTTAATGATTGATTTATGCAATTTTTAATGAGGATGAGAGGACCCCCTTCCCTAATTTTTAAGGTATTAACCATCGTAGTTCAAACTGTACCGATGACATGCGCCCcatgttatattatatagtattgcTTCACAGTTCAAATGCATGGCTAATCAAAAAAACTGAACATGAAACTCGTGTTTTGCATATATTAGCCAGACCAACGTTTATACTGACGAATACATAATCAGTCACGatcgattttttcttttttgaacatAATGCTAAAttaattcaagaaaaataaCGTTTACTTACATTAGATGCAAAAGTTTCAGAAGGTATTTAGAGGTTAAAATGGCATAAATTTACAGACGAGCTCGTGATGCAAACCAAGCCTGTAGGCTGCTTCGTACCGTCGATCACCTTCTCGTTGAATGACTAAAAGCTTGTCCCGAATTTGATTATCGAGCCAGGCGATGAGGTTGGTTGCAGAAGTTGGCGGCTGACTATGCTTTCTCTCATTTCGTTCCCGCCATAGTGAGTGGACCGAGAGTTGAAAGTTGTAACGAATAAGGAATGACTGGAGGAGATTGTGCTGATGCGTTtggatatttgtgtttttatttttgtcttttgacaACGCATATGTCAACTTTTTTTCAGATCCGTTTGTTCTATAGGATAAAAACTGTAAATCACCCATATACAGTACACTAatcaatcttattatttttgtaacaaactcaaatgataaaatatttgatgAGAGGTTTTCTCCAATTCCAATTCAATTTGTAAACATGTGAAATTGTTAATACAAATATAGCCTAAAGACGTACGTAATTAGTTTCTCATTTATCAAAATTGTAGGTCAATGTATATTTGGAAATGTTctcaccaaaaataataatatttgggAATGAAATGATCGCAAATGATACAGTTTTTGATAGACACAGTTCCTTTCAAAACAAtttcaatttaatattaaacATGAAAAGTCAcgcttacatttttttattaaaaattcatttattaggaagaaaaaaaaaaatctgaacttGATTGACTAACATGAGACTTAATATTTTGGAATGAAATGATCGCAAATGATACAGTTTTTGATAGAGGCAGTTCCTCATAAACCAAtttcaatttaatattaaacATGAAAAGTCACGCTTgcatttttattaaacatttattagGAAGATACAACTGCATATttgttttagagaaaaaaacaaatctgaacttgattgaccaaatatatataaagaaccACGAGAAATTAACATACGACT
The Camelina sativa cultivar DH55 chromosome 15, Cs, whole genome shotgun sequence DNA segment above includes these coding regions:
- the LOC104746287 gene encoding protein DMR6-LIKE OXYGENASE 2-like — encoded protein: MGDLGEAFIQAPEHRPNTHLINSGDLISPDEIPTIDLSFLGHPDHDKTAIAKEIAEACQRWGFFQVVNHGLPSDLRRRVDETMAEFFNLTTEEKRKVKRDEVNPMGYHDEEHTKNIRDWKEIFDYFLQDSTIAPATTEPEDTDLRKLTNQWPQNPSQFREICQEYAREVEKLAFKLLELISISLGLPGDRLAGFFNDQTSFVRFNHYPPCPNPELALGVGRHKDAGAITVLAQDSVGGLQVSRRSDGQWFPVTPNPDALIINIGNCIQVWTNDKYWSAEHRVVVNSSKERFSIPFFFFPSHEVNIEPLEELISEDNPPCYKMYNWGKFFVSRNRSDYKKLEVENIQIDHFKA
- the LOC104746286 gene encoding protein DMR6-LIKE OXYGENASE 2-like; its protein translation is MGDLGEAFIQAPEHRPNTHLINSGDLISPDEIPTIDLSFLGHPDHDKTAIAKEIAEACQRWGFFQVVNHGLPSDLRRRVDETMAEFFNLTTEEKRKVKRDEVNPMGYHDEEHTKNIRDWKEIFDYFLQDSTIAPATTEPEDTDLRKLTNQWPQNPSHGREICQEYAREVEKLAFKLLELISISLGLPGDRLAGFFNDQTSFVRFNHYPPCPNPELALGVGRHKDAGAITVLAQDSVGGLQVSRRSDGQWFPVTPNPDALIINIGNCIQVWTNDKYWSAEHRVVVNSSKERFSIPFFFFPSHEVNIEPLEELISEDNPPCYKMYNWGKFFVSRNRSDYKKLEVENIQIDHFKA